The Peribacillus sp. FSL P2-0133 genome has a segment encoding these proteins:
- a CDS encoding DEAD/DEAH box helicase yields MTEFIDLGVSPAINMILKQIGITAPTPIQEKSIPDILAGRDVIAKAQTGTGKTLAFLLPILEKVDPAASHIQSLIVTPTRELALQITAELKKFANEIEGLQVLAVYGGQDVEQQMKKLTRNISVVVATPGRLLDHLRRGTIDLSQTGTLVLDEADQMLHIGFLPEVEEIMGQLPEERQTLLFSATMPEQVHQLAKRYMTKPLTAAVKAEQVTVEKIRQLVIETTDRAKQSSLINMIKEEQPYLAIIFCRTKRRVSVLNDALKAAGFNSEELHGDLSQAKRERVMKNFRDAKLQYLVATDVAARGLDVEGVTHVFNYDVPEDAESYIHRIGRTGRAGENGLAVTFIATKDLQLLSEIEKGISMKIERRTIEGVKMFQPDEVRQKRKRYEDSSDEGTRRPRSGGGRKHRERIDTRGPNRGSHRSVNQADNREFEREKPRGGRMENSHGPKREDSRGGRMENSRGPKREDSRGGRMENSRGPKREDSRGGRMENSRGPKRDNPRGDQRDSRRANSTQGPSNLRGGSGSSPNRGRNR; encoded by the coding sequence TCATCGACCTTGGCGTCAGCCCGGCGATTAACATGATATTAAAGCAAATAGGAATAACCGCCCCTACCCCGATCCAGGAGAAATCGATACCAGATATCCTTGCTGGAAGGGATGTCATCGCGAAGGCTCAAACGGGGACGGGAAAGACTTTGGCATTTTTGCTGCCAATCCTGGAAAAAGTAGATCCCGCTGCATCCCACATACAATCCCTGATCGTTACGCCAACCAGGGAATTGGCTTTGCAAATCACTGCTGAACTGAAGAAATTCGCTAATGAAATTGAAGGACTCCAAGTGCTTGCAGTTTATGGCGGACAAGATGTCGAGCAGCAAATGAAAAAGCTGACAAGAAACATCTCCGTGGTGGTCGCCACGCCAGGCAGGCTATTAGATCATTTACGAAGAGGCACCATCGATCTATCACAAACTGGAACACTCGTGCTGGACGAAGCTGATCAAATGCTACATATTGGATTTTTACCAGAGGTGGAAGAAATCATGGGACAGCTTCCAGAGGAGCGCCAAACGTTGCTCTTTTCAGCGACGATGCCTGAACAGGTGCATCAATTGGCTAAACGCTATATGACTAAACCATTAACTGCCGCTGTGAAGGCTGAGCAAGTAACGGTCGAGAAAATCAGGCAGCTTGTCATCGAGACCACCGATCGTGCCAAACAGTCTTCATTAATCAACATGATCAAAGAAGAACAGCCATACCTTGCGATCATATTTTGCCGTACAAAACGTCGCGTTTCGGTTTTGAATGATGCCCTGAAAGCAGCTGGATTCAATTCTGAAGAGCTTCATGGTGACCTTTCACAGGCAAAGCGGGAACGTGTCATGAAAAACTTCAGAGACGCGAAGCTTCAATATTTAGTGGCGACGGACGTTGCCGCACGTGGACTCGATGTAGAAGGCGTGACACATGTGTTTAATTATGATGTTCCCGAGGATGCAGAAAGTTACATCCACCGAATTGGCCGGACGGGCCGGGCGGGTGAGAATGGCTTGGCTGTAACTTTCATAGCAACGAAGGATTTACAGCTTTTAAGCGAGATTGAAAAAGGGATCTCCATGAAAATCGAAAGAAGGACGATTGAAGGCGTGAAAATGTTCCAACCCGATGAGGTGAGGCAAAAAAGGAAACGCTATGAAGACTCTTCTGATGAGGGTACCCGCCGACCGCGTTCGGGCGGGGGAAGGAAACACCGGGAACGGATAGATACGAGAGGACCGAATCGAGGCAGTCACCGTTCTGTAAATCAAGCGGACAATCGTGAATTCGAGAGGGAGAAACCAAGGGGAGGCCGGATGGAAAACAGCCACGGGCCAAAGCGTGAGGATTCACGGGGAGGTCGGATGGAAAACAGCCGCGGACCTAAACGTGAGGATTCACGGGGAGGCCGGATGGAAAACAGCCGCGGACCAAAGCGTGAGGATTCACGGGGAGGTCGGATGGAAAACAGCCGTGGACCAAAGCGTGACAATCCGCGAGGAGATCAAAGAGACAGCCGTAGAGCAAACAGTACACAAGGGCCAAGTAATCTTAGAGGTGGATCTGGCAGCAGCCCCAATAGAGGGAGAAACCGGTAA